The Deltaproteobacteria bacterium genomic sequence CCGCCCTGTTTTTCGGTGCGCCGGAACAAATCGGCTAGCGTGGCCGTTTCCATCGGCGCGTGTTCCGTGATCGCCACGACAACTTTCCCCTGCGGCGTGATCCCGAGCGCGGAACGGTCATCGGTGCCGGGCCGCAGCGGAGGAAGGGCGCCATCCACCAGCAGGCGCGGTCCTGCTTGCACGGCCATCGTCGGATTCGTGTCGGGACGAAAATCGCGTTGCGCCACGATGCGTGGTTGATGGCCGTGGATTGCAAAAACACCCCACCAACTGGTGTTCTTGAGCGGCGAGCGAATCTTGCCGCCTTGAATCCGGAGCCCCAACGGTTCCAGTTCCGGCGAAAAAAACCCGCCGTTGATCGCGAGCAGTGCCTTCGAGCGCTCCGCCAATTCGCGGACCGAGGTGCTCTTTTGGGAAAAATCTTTGGCGAGCGCGACGCTGAAGCGATACTTCGCCGGATCGATCCGAAACGCGTGGACGTAACTTTCGG encodes the following:
- a CDS encoding phosphodiester glycosidase family protein; this translates as MRLRALILCLFCLRITPAIAAPTTWMTLAPGFEYAKLAAAGPNTESYVHAFRIDPAKYRFSVALAKDFSQKSTSVRELAERSKALLAINGGFFSPELEPLGLRIQGGKIRSPLKNTSWWGVFAIHGHQPRIVAQRDFRPDTNPTMAVQAGPRLLVDGALPPLRPGTDDRSALGITPQGKVVVAITEHAPMETATLADLFRRTEKQGGLGCRSALNLDGGRSAQLFTRLGRFQLHIPNLSAITDAVVVLPK